AAATATTGTTTCAGGAAGAGTTGTTGAGCACATGGGAACAGGTACAGAGACAAGAGCTTCTAAATATTTAGCTGAATTATCTCCTGAAATGTACGGTGAAGTACACCCAGAATTAGCTGCAAAACTTGGACTTAGAGATGGTGAAATGATGTGGGTTCATGGAACAGGTGGAGGAAAAATCAAAATTAAATGTGTACACAGTTTAAGAGTAGATGAAAACTCAGTATTCTTACCTCAAAACTTCTCTGGTATCTGGAGTGGTGAGCATTTAGGTAAGAGATATCCATCAGCTACAGCACCATATGCATTTGGTGAGAGTTCTAACCAAGTTACAAGTTATGGTTACGATCAAGAAACATCTTGTCCAGAGACTAAATGTTCTCTAGTAAGATTAGAAAGAGCATAGGAGAATAAAATGGGAAAACAACCAGAATTTGCAAGAATGAAATTTTATTGTGATGAAAACCTATGTATCGATTGTAACGGATGTGTAGTTGCTTGTAAAGAGGCACACGAAGTTCCAGTAGGAGTTAACAGAAGAAAAGTTGTTACAGTAAATGAAGGTGTAGTAGGGAAAGAGATTTCTGTATCTATGGCTTGTATGCACTGTAGTGATGCTCCTTGTCAACAAGTTTGTCCAGTAGATTGTTTCTATATCAGAACTGATGGAATTGTTTTACATGATAAAGACAAATGTATCGGTTGTGGTTATTGTCTATTTGCTTGTCCTTTTGGAGCTCCTCAGTTCCCTAAAGATGGTGCATTTGGAACAAAAGGAAAAATGGACAAATGTACTATGTGTGCGGGAGGTCCTGAAGAGACTAACTCTGCTGAAGAGTTCCATAAATATGGACAAAATAGAATTTCAGAAGGTAAGGTTCCTATGTGTGCTTCAATGTGTTCTACTAAAGCGCTTCTTGTTGGTGATTCTGACGAGGTTGCTTTAATTAAAACATATAGAGCTACGCATAAAGGAAAAGGTATCGCAACTGAATCTTATGGATGGTAATATAAATGAACAATAGCTCGTTTTATGAAAGAAATAAGGCATATATTTTAACATTTTTAGGGCTATCATTAGTAGGATTTATTTTCTTAGAATTCTTAATGGTAATTGATTGGGATTACTTTATGAGATATAAGTTAGCAATCCTATTAACAGGGAATCTGGATGGAGTTTTAACTCCTCCAAGTTCTACTTATGAAGCTATGGTTAATAAAGCCTTTGGTCCAGGATATGAAGCTTTTGCCCCAGAGATTATTAGAGCAAGTAATGAGAGACAACTTTTTATTTGGTGGGTATTTGTTGCTGAAATTGCACTTTTCTGTTTTATGTATGTAAAATATGGAAGACAAGAAGCAGTAATTACAAGACCAGATGACCAAGTTCAAGTATTCTCTTTATTTCAAAGATTTGTAATGATTGCAAATGTTTTAATCGTAATTACACTTATTATTACTGGTTTTAACATTACATGGGGATTAAGATCAGGTGGTGGAGATATCGCATTTTTCTTAAGAGGACTTCATGAAGTAACTGGAATCGCGTGGTTCCCAATTTGGTTACTAATGAGTATTATTGCATTTAAAGATGCTAAATTATTAGTTAAAAATAGTTTAACAAATAAATTTATCTTACCAGGTAAATATAAACCTATGAAAAGAATTATTTATTTCTTCTTTGTTATTATGGGTGGTGGTTTACTTGTAAGTGGATTTTTAATCTGGTTTTTACATCCAGATGCATTTACTCATGGAGAGTTTATACAATTTAAGAGATTATTATTATATGTTCACTTTGGTTCATCTGTAATGATTATGTTCTTTATGATGGATTTTGTATATTCTGTAGCAGTAGCTGTAAAAGGAAATATTCAAGGTATTATTACTGGAAAATATCCAAGAGAACATTTAGAGCAATTAGCACCAGATGTTTTAGCTGATATTGAAGGAAAAGGGAAGTAGTATGACTAAGCCATACAGAAGTGAAAACTTCTCCCCTTTTCATACTAATTCTTCTCAATATTGCAAAGAAGTAATAATTGATAGAATCTATGAAGATGGGTCTGAAGTTTTAGAAGATTATGTAATAAAAGAAGAAAAAGTTGAATTCTTTTTAAATGGTGAAAAGTTTTTATCTGTAATGACAATTGCAAAAAACCAAGATGCACATATTGTTGGATTTTTATTAAGTGAAGCAGTTATTAAAACTGTGGATGATATTCAATCAATAAATGTAAGTGAAGATGGTTTAAAAGTAGAAGTTATAGCAAATGTTAGTCAAGAAGGATTTGAAAACCTATTTAAAGAAAAAACTCTAACTTCAGGTTGTTGTGTTGGTGTAACAGGAAATGCAGAGAAGACTTTTGATTGTGCTTTTGTAAGTACTGATTATACTATTAAAGCAAAAGATATTTTATCTCATATGAAAAAGTTTAATAAACCAAGTGAACTTTTTGATAATACAGGTTGTGTTCATAAAGCAGAATTAGTGCTTGAAGATGGTACAGTATATATTTCAGAAGATATTGGAAGACACAACGCAATTGATAAAGTTATTGGTCAAGCTAGTTTAGATAGAAAAGATGTAAAAAGGTCAGTTCTTTATGCTAGTGGAAGATTATCAATGGAAATGGTTGTAAAGTGTGTTATGCATAAAATACCAATTGTTGTTTCAAAAGCAGCAGTAACATTTCAAGGTATTAAAAGTGCAAACGAACATGGTATCACTTTAATTGGTTTTGCAAGAAACAGTAAAATGAACCTTTATACTCATACAGGAAGAGTTCATGTCTAGTATAGACGATAATGTAAATATACAATTAGATAATACACAAAAAGAGTTATTATTAAATAATCTTGATGCTGATGGTAGATTATCATGTCTTAAAGCTTTTAAAGTTGCAAGATTAATTGGTAAAAAACCAAAAGAGATGTCAGCCGTGACAAAAAGTTTAGGAATTAAAATCACAAATTGTGAATTGGGAGTTTTTGGAAAATTAAAATTCTTTGATCCTAATATTGAAGTTTATAAAAACTTAAAAGAGAGCTACAATGGAGCAAAACAATTAGAGTGTAAAATTCTATTTGAAGAGGCTAGAAATAGTAGTTTAAAAACAGTAGGTTCTACAGTTAAAAATTCTGACATTGAAGTTACAAATTGTCAGTTAGGATGTTTTAGAGAAAGAAAGGGTAAAGTTGCCAAAACTAAATAGTCTTCAATACCATAAATTAGAAGATAATAGTTTAAATTGTTTATCTTTAGATGCTTTGGTTTCTAATGACTTTTTTGATGAGTTATCAAAAGAGTATAAAAAGAGTTTTGGCTTTAAAAAGTTTAGAACTTTTTCTTTTTCAAAAGAGGGCTTTTTAGGTCTTTTTTTAGAGCTTAATTCAAAAATTGCAGTAAGTTTAGGTGAAAGTAAAGCAATAATTGATGGAGCTAAATTATATGAAAAGCTAGGCTTTCAAGTTCAATGGCTTTCTTTAAATAAAGATGGAAAAGTAAATTTATATGATTTAGAAAATAAAGATATAGATTTCCTTTTTTTATCTTCTTATGTAATGGATACTTTTGTAAAGACTTCACTAAAAGAAGTTAAAAGTAAAACCAAAGCAAAAATCATCTCAAATGCAACAGCACACAAAGACAATTTAAGTGATATTATCTATTTTGACTCTTATAAACTTTTTGGATTCTGTACAGCTTCTGTTTTATTATTTGATAATGAAGAGTTTGAACAGCTATCAATAGGGCAAACTGATACCCTTGCTGTAAAATATACTCTTGAAGCAATAAAAAAACAAAACTTTGATTATGACTTAAAGCAAGAGTTTTTAGAAGAATTAATAGTATTATTCAAAGATGATATC
This sequence is a window from Halarcobacter bivalviorum. Protein-coding genes within it:
- the fdh3B gene encoding formate dehydrogenase FDH3 subunit beta, with amino-acid sequence MGKQPEFARMKFYCDENLCIDCNGCVVACKEAHEVPVGVNRRKVVTVNEGVVGKEISVSMACMHCSDAPCQQVCPVDCFYIRTDGIVLHDKDKCIGCGYCLFACPFGAPQFPKDGAFGTKGKMDKCTMCAGGPEETNSAEEFHKYGQNRISEGKVPMCASMCSTKALLVGDSDEVALIKTYRATHKGKGIATESYGW
- a CDS encoding cytochrome b/b6 domain-containing protein, which encodes MNNSSFYERNKAYILTFLGLSLVGFIFLEFLMVIDWDYFMRYKLAILLTGNLDGVLTPPSSTYEAMVNKAFGPGYEAFAPEIIRASNERQLFIWWVFVAEIALFCFMYVKYGRQEAVITRPDDQVQVFSLFQRFVMIANVLIVITLIITGFNITWGLRSGGGDIAFFLRGLHEVTGIAWFPIWLLMSIIAFKDAKLLVKNSLTNKFILPGKYKPMKRIIYFFFVIMGGGLLVSGFLIWFLHPDAFTHGEFIQFKRLLLYVHFGSSVMIMFFMMDFVYSVAVAVKGNIQGIITGKYPREHLEQLAPDVLADIEGKGK
- the fdhD gene encoding formate dehydrogenase accessory sulfurtransferase FdhD, giving the protein MTKPYRSENFSPFHTNSSQYCKEVIIDRIYEDGSEVLEDYVIKEEKVEFFLNGEKFLSVMTIAKNQDAHIVGFLLSEAVIKTVDDIQSINVSEDGLKVEVIANVSQEGFENLFKEKTLTSGCCVGVTGNAEKTFDCAFVSTDYTIKAKDILSHMKKFNKPSELFDNTGCVHKAELVLEDGTVYISEDIGRHNAIDKVIGQASLDRKDVKRSVLYASGRLSMEMVVKCVMHKIPIVVSKAAVTFQGIKSANEHGITLIGFARNSKMNLYTHTGRVHV
- a CDS encoding ModE family transcriptional regulator, translating into MSSIDDNVNIQLDNTQKELLLNNLDADGRLSCLKAFKVARLIGKKPKEMSAVTKSLGIKITNCELGVFGKLKFFDPNIEVYKNLKESYNGAKQLECKILFEEARNSSLKTVGSTVKNSDIEVTNCQLGCFRERKGKVAKTK
- a CDS encoding cysteine desulfurase, producing the protein MPKLNSLQYHKLEDNSLNCLSLDALVSNDFFDELSKEYKKSFGFKKFRTFSFSKEGFLGLFLELNSKIAVSLGESKAIIDGAKLYEKLGFQVQWLSLNKDGKVNLYDLENKDIDFLFLSSYVMDTFVKTSLKEVKSKTKAKIISNATAHKDNLSDIIYFDSYKLFGFCTASVLLFDNEEFEQLSIGQTDTLAVKYTLEAIKKQNFDYDLKQEFLEELIVLFKDDIYFFVEPNTTLEYSLHFGLKGIKARELIRTLALNKIFISNGEGCSLGLSKPSQIIQQMGYDELTSRNSISLSFYKSDEKIDVKNIVKTIYLKYRQIKALNDE